In Gossypium arboreum isolate Shixiya-1 chromosome 6, ASM2569848v2, whole genome shotgun sequence, the following are encoded in one genomic region:
- the LOC108484166 gene encoding probable protein arginine N-methyltransferase 1.2, whose product MGRRKGSNTAQTSTNSSNQFEGTKIRFQDADDDGVATDNSNLDESILAVDKATEDVSMGEPDVSFVDSDAGDDKTSADYYFDSYSHFGIHEEMLKDVVRTKTYQNVIYQNKFLFQNKVVLDVGAGTGILSLFCAKAGAAHVYAVECSHMADMAKQIVETNGLSDVITVLKGKIEEIELPVAKVDIIISEWMGYFLLFENMLNTVLYARDKWLVNDGVVLPDKASLYLTAIEDAEYKDDKIEFWNNVYGFDMSCIKKQAMMEPLVDTVDQNQIVTNSHLLKTMDISKMAPGDASFTASFKLVAQRDDYIHAFVAYFDVSFTKCHKLMGFSTGPKSRATHWKQTVLYLEDVLTICEGEAIVGSMTVAPNKKNPRDVDIMVKYSLSGRRCVVSRVQFYKMR is encoded by the exons ATGGGTCGCCGCAAAGGAAGCAACACGGCCCAAACCTCGACGAACTCTTCGAACCAATTCGAAGGAACGAAGATTCGCTTCCAAGACGCCGACGACGATGGAGTCGCTACTGACAATTCCAATCTTGACGAATCAATCCTTGCCGTTGATAAAGCTACTGAAGATGTTTCCATGGGAGAACCTGACGTCTCCTTTGTAGATAGCGATGCCGGTGATGATAAAACCAGTGCTGATTATTACTTCGATTCTTACTCTCACTTTG GAATTCACGAA GAAATGCTCAAGGATGTAGTGCGAACTAAGACATATCAAAACGTTATTTATCAGAATAAGTTTCTATTCCAGAACAAAGTAGTTCTTGATGTGGGAGCTGGAACTGGAATCTTGTCCTTGTTTTGTGCGAAGGCAGGGGCTGCACATGTTTATGCA GTCGAGTGCTCTCACATGGCTGATATGGCTAAACAAATTGTTGAAACTAATGGATTGTCTGATG TGATTACAGTTTTGAAGGGAAAAATTGAAGAAATTGAGCTTCCTGTTGCCAAAGTAGACATCATTATATCAGAGTGGATGGGTTACTTTTTGTTGTTTGAGAATATGTTGAATACAGTGTTATATGCGCGTGATAAATGGCTG GTCAATGATGGTGTTGTGCTACCAGATAAGGCTTCTCTTTACTTGACAGCAATTGAGGATGCAGAGTACAAAGATGACAAGATCGAAT TTTGGAATAATGTTTACGGGTTTGACATGAGTTGCATCAAAAAGCAAGCTATGATGGAACCTCTTGTGGACACAGTTGACCAGAATCAAATTGTGACGAATAGCCACCTTCTCAAG ACAATGGATATATCCAAGATGGCTCCGGGTGATGCTTCTTTCACTGCATCTTTTAAGCTTGTTGCACAACGTGATGATTACATCCATGCTTTTGTTGCGTACTTTGATGTATCATTTACCAAGTGCCACAAATTGATGGGCTTCTCTACAG GGCCAAAATCGCGAGCTACACATTGGAAGCAAACGGTGTTGTACCTAGAGGATGTGCTAACCATATGTGAAGGGGAGGCAATAGTTGGTAGCATGACTGTTGCACCAAACAAGAAGAATCCCCGAGATGTTGATATAATGGTAAAATATTCATTGAGTGGTCGACGTTGTGTGGTTTCAAGGGTTCAATTCTACAAGATGCGCTGA
- the LOC108484161 gene encoding uncharacterized protein LOC108484161, giving the protein MAKPSREAISMASTSPSSLSPPTVPMELHVSNRQKLLKSLRQHLSNSSRPHHGFVLLQGGEEQTRYCTDHIELFRQESYFAYLFGVREPGFYGAIDIATGKSILFAPRLPADYAVWLGEIKPVSYFQERYMVSMVYYTDEIVQLLVDQYKGSGKPLLFLLFGLNTDSNNFSKPAEFEGIEKFERDLTTLHPVLTECRVCKSDLELALIQFANKISSEAHVEVMRKTKAGMKEYQLESMFLHHTYIYGGCRHCSYTCICATGESSAVLHYGHAAAPNDRILEDGDMALLDMGAEYSFYGSDITCTFPVNGKFTSDQSLIYNAVLDAHNAVIAAMKPGVSWVDMHKLAEKIILESLEKGNILVGNLDDMMVERVGAVFMPHGLGHLLGIDTHDPGGYPKGIERPKEPGLKSLRTARQLLEGMVITVEPGCYFIDALLVPAMESANTSKFFNCEIVDKFKNFGGVRIESDVLVTANGSKNMTKVPRETWEIEAVMAGGPWPLNRASG; this is encoded by the exons ATGGCGAAACCATCGAGAGAAGCCATTTCCATGGCTTCAACCTCGCCGTCGTCTCTCTCTCCTCCGACGGTACCCATGGAGCTCCACGTATCCAACCGTCAAAAGCTCCTCAAATCTCTTCGCCAACACCTCTCCAACTCCTCTCGCCCCCATCATGGCTTCGTTCTCCTCCAG GGTGGCGAAGAGCAAACGCGCTATTGCACCGATCACATCGAGCTCTTCAG GCAAGAGAGTTACTTCGCTTACCTGTTTGGTGTGAGGGAGCCTGGTTTCTATGGTGCTATT GACATTGCAACTGGGAAATCCATTCTTTTTGCGCCTAGGTTACCAGCTGATTATGCTGTTTGGTTGGGGGAAATAAAGCCAGTTTCCTACTTTCAG GAAAGGTATATGGTTAGCATGGTCTACTACACTGATGAGATTGTTCAACTCTTGGTTGACCAATACAAGGGATCTGGAAAACCTTTATTGTTCCTCCTATTTGGGCTTAACACTGATAGCAATAATTTCTCAAAACCTGCCGAGTTTGAG GGAATAGAAAAATTTGAGAGAGATTTGACAACTCTGCATCCTGTATTGACCGAGTGCCGAGTTTGCAAGTCAGATTTGGAGCTTGCTCTTATCCAATTTGCAAACAAAATAAGTTCTGAAGCTCATGTTGAG GTTATGAGAAAAACTAAAGCAGGTATGAAAGAATATCAGTTGGAAAGCATGTTTCTTCATCATACCTACATATATGGTGGCTGTAGGCACTGTTCATATACGTGTATTTGTGCTACTGGTGAAAGCAG TGCTGTTCTACATTATGGACATGCTGCAGCTCCTAATGACAGG ATCTTAGAAGATGGAGATATGGCCTTGCTTGACATGGGAGCTGAGTACAGTTTCTATGGATCTGATATTACATGCACATTCCCT GTGAATGGGAAGTTTACAAGTGACCAGAGCCTTATATATAAC GCTGTCCTTGATGCTCACAATGCTGTTATAGCTGCAATGAAGCCTGGTGTAAGCTGGGTGGATATGCACAA ATTAGCCGAGAAAATCATTCTAGAGTCGCTGGAAAAGGGCAACATCCTTGTTGG AAACCTTGATGATATGATGGTTGAACGAGTGGGTGCTGTTTTTATGCCTCATGGTCTTGGCCATTTATTGGGTATTGATACTCATGATCCTGGTGGTTATCCAAAG GGCATAGAAAGACCAAAAGAACCTGGTTTGAAGTCTTTGCGTACTGCTAGACAACTCCTGGAGGGAATG GTGATAACAGTGGAGCCTGGATGCTATTTCATTGATGCATTGTTGGTTCCAGCTATGGAAAGCGCAAACACTTCAAAGTTCTTCAATTGTGAAATAGtggacaaatttaaaaattttggtggAGTTCGAATAGAAAGTGATGTG CTTGTAACGGCCAACGGTAGCAAGAACATGACAAAAGTTCCTCGAGAAACATGGGAGATTGAAGCTGTCATGGCAGGGGGACCATGGCCACTCAACAGGGCCTCTGGTTAA
- the LOC108484167 gene encoding uncharacterized protein LOC108484167 has product MASKLQQLQSKACQASKFVAKNGTAYYKQLLEQNKQYIQEPPTVEKCNELSKQLFYTRLASIPGRNEAFWKELDYVKNLWKNRQELKVEDAGIAALFGLECFAWFCAGEIVGRGFTFTGYYP; this is encoded by the exons ATGGCGTCAAAATTGCAGCAGTTGCAATCTAAGGCGTGTCAAGCGTCGAAGTTTGTGGCAAAAAACGGAACTGCTTACTACAAGCAATTGTTGGAACAGAATAAGCAATATATTCAGGAGCCACCAACAGTGGAGAAGTGCAATGAGCTGTCTAAGCAGCTGTTTTATACTCGACTTGCCAG TATCCCTGGCCGTAACGAGGCATTCTGGAAGGAGCTTGATTATGTCAAGAATCTGTGGAAGAATAGGCAAGAACTGAAGGTTGAAGATGCTGGTATTGCTGCATTGTTTGGACTGGAATGCTTTGCATGGTTTTGTGCTGGTGAGATAGTGGGAAGGGGTTTTACTTTTACTGGTTACTATCCCTAA
- the LOC108484997 gene encoding uncharacterized protein LOC108484997, with protein sequence MLRRRFKPEKCKIALKLAIPRIKVTRNKREAQFKQFKRELAQLLESGQDQTARIRVEHVVREEKTMVAYNLLEIYCELIVARMPSIESQKCVKVLPLVFHILILLTFNLRFILNYAMLSSYLRVEKGLRIVLDFLGNCPIDLKEAISSVIFASARCEEIPELKDVTKHLTTKYGKDFTTSALELHPDSGVGRMLVDKLSVKAPDGPTKLKILTAIAEEHNIKWDPESFGAKESKVYDNLMVRVE encoded by the exons ATGCTTCGCAGGCGCTTCAAGCCAGAAAAATG CAAGATAGCTTTAAAGCTAGCCATACCGCGAATAAAGGTAACGAGGAACAAGAGGGAAGCACAGTTTAAGCAGTTCAAGAGGGAATTGGCTCAATTACTGGAGTCAGGGCAGGATCAAACTGCCCGAATTCGg GTGGAGCATGTGGTTAGGGAAGAAAAAACCATGGTAGCATATAATCTTCTTGAGATATATTGTGAACTCATTGTGGCACGTATGCCGAGCATTGAGTCTCAAAAGTGTGTAAAAGTACTTCCTttagtatttcatattttgatTTTATTGACTTTTAACTTGAGATTTATATTGAATTATGCTAtgttatcctcttatttaagggtTGAGAAGGGGCTGCGGATTGTTCTAGACTTT CTTGG AAACTGCCCAATTGACTTGAAAGAAGCAATTTCAAGTGTCATTTTCGCATCTGCAAGGTGTGAGGAGATACCAGAACTCAAGGATGTCACCAAACATCTTACAACAAAATACGGAAAAGATTTTACTACTTCCGCTCTTGAACTGCATCCTGATTCTGGTGTTGGTCGAATG TTGGTTGACAAGTTATCTGTCAAAGCACCAGATGGCCCAACCAAACTCAAAATTTTGACTGCAATTGCTGAGGAACACAACATTAAGTGGGACCCTGAATCATTTGGAGCAAAAGAGTCAAAGGTTTATGACAACTTGATGGTAAGAGTAGAATAG